The Spirulina subsalsa PCC 9445 region TTCGGCTCGAAGTTCAAAGCGGCCGAGTTCATGCAGTAACGCTGTCCGGTGGGGGCGGGGCCGTCATCGAACACATGGCCGAGGTGAGCATCACAGGTGGCACAAAGGACTTCTGTCCGTACCATGAATAAACTGCGATCGCTCTCATAGGCAACATGATCCTCGGCAATGGGTGCATAAAAGCTCGGCCAGCCAGTCCCTGAC contains the following coding sequences:
- the msrB gene encoding peptide-methionine (R)-S-oxide reductase MsrB, with amino-acid sequence MVQKIQKTESEWKQQLTPEQFKVTRKKGTERAFTGQYYDNKQAGIYKCVCCGTELFSSETKYESGTGWPSFYAPIAEDHVAYESDRSLFMVRTEVLCATCDAHLGHVFDDGPAPTGQRYCMNSAALNFEPK